A region of Streptomyces sp. NBC_01750 DNA encodes the following proteins:
- a CDS encoding XRE family transcriptional regulator, with translation MPRWKALPEELDPQVREFTSQLRRLVDRSGLNLAAVADRTGYSKTSWERYLNGRLLAPKGAIVALAEVTGTNTLHLTTMWELAERAWSRSEMRHDMTMEAIRISQARAALGEFGPAPAGTANGRSGGRTAAPADPAGPEAGAFRTDEQRRPRVPVQPGPDHHGSPGHQGPPGHQGPPMSPPSAPSGPTASPDQGRGKRRVTMFLAGVVGALLVIAAAVLLTDLGGDGDGKSAAKTPSATPTTSSPPLPAGVKCSGDDCTGQDPEAMGCGGEFAKTVSSATVGKALVEVRYSKTCQAAWARITQAAPGDTVQITVGGKGAQNGLVNGDKDAYTPMTAAAAPAEVKACATLKTGTTGCTGQQ, from the coding sequence ATGCCTCGTTGGAAGGCACTACCGGAGGAGCTGGACCCGCAGGTCCGGGAGTTCACCAGCCAGCTCCGTCGGCTCGTCGACCGCAGTGGGCTGAACCTTGCCGCGGTCGCGGACCGCACCGGGTACAGCAAGACGTCGTGGGAGCGGTATCTGAACGGCCGGCTGCTCGCGCCCAAGGGGGCGATCGTCGCGCTGGCGGAGGTGACCGGTACGAACACGCTCCATCTGACCACGATGTGGGAGCTGGCGGAGCGTGCCTGGAGCCGCTCCGAGATGCGCCACGACATGACCATGGAAGCGATACGGATCTCTCAGGCGCGGGCTGCGCTCGGGGAGTTCGGCCCGGCCCCGGCGGGCACCGCGAACGGCCGCTCGGGCGGCCGGACGGCCGCGCCGGCGGATCCGGCCGGCCCGGAGGCCGGGGCGTTCAGGACCGATGAGCAGCGCCGTCCGCGGGTACCGGTTCAGCCCGGCCCCGACCATCACGGCTCGCCCGGCCACCAGGGACCGCCCGGCCACCAGGGCCCGCCGATGTCACCGCCGAGCGCACCTTCCGGCCCCACCGCATCCCCCGACCAGGGACGCGGAAAGCGCAGGGTGACCATGTTCCTGGCCGGCGTGGTCGGCGCGCTGCTGGTGATAGCCGCGGCCGTGCTCCTGACCGACCTCGGCGGCGACGGCGACGGCAAGAGCGCGGCCAAGACGCCGTCGGCCACGCCGACTACCAGCAGCCCGCCGCTGCCGGCCGGTGTGAAGTGCAGCGGCGACGACTGCACGGGCCAGGACCCGGAGGCCATGGGCTGCGGTGGAGAGTTCGCCAAGACCGTCTCCAGCGCGACCGTCGGCAAGGCGCTGGTCGAGGTCCGGTACAGCAAGACCTGCCAGGCGGCCTGGGCCCGCATCACTCAGGCGGCCCCCGGCGACACGGTGCAGATAACCGTGGGCGGCAAAGGCGCGCAGAACGGCCTGGTGAACGGGGACAAGGACGCCTACACGCCCATGACCGCGGCCGCGGCGCCGGCCGAGGTGAAGGCGTGCGCGACGCTGAAGACGGGGACGACGGGCTGCACCGGGCAGCAGTGA
- a CDS encoding NADP-dependent isocitrate dehydrogenase — MAKIKVANPVVELDGDEMTRIIWSFIKDKLILPYLDVELKYFDLGIEHRDATNDQVTVDAANAIEKYGVGVKCATITPDEQRVEEFNLKAMYRSPNGTIRNILGGVIFREPIIMENVPRLVPGWTKPIVVGRHAFGDQYRATDLKVPGPGTLTMTFTPKDGSEPIELEVHEFPGPGVALGMYNHDESIRDFARASFRYGLAREYPVYMSTKNTILKKYDGRFKDIFQEIFDAEFKAEFDAKGLTYEHRLIDDMVAAALKWEGGYVWACKNYDGDVQSDIVAQGFGSLGLMTSVLMSPDGRTIEAEAAHGTVTRHYRRHQQGKATSTNPIASIFAWTRGLAHRGKLDGTPEVIRFAETLEQVCVDTVESGQMTKDLALLISKDTPWLTTEQFLDALDANLRKRMTSG; from the coding sequence ATGGCCAAGATCAAGGTAGCCAACCCCGTCGTCGAGCTCGACGGCGACGAGATGACCCGCATCATCTGGTCCTTCATCAAGGACAAGCTGATCCTGCCGTACCTCGATGTCGAGCTGAAGTACTTCGACCTGGGCATCGAGCACCGCGACGCCACCAACGACCAGGTGACCGTCGACGCCGCCAACGCCATCGAGAAGTACGGCGTCGGCGTCAAGTGCGCCACGATCACGCCGGACGAGCAGCGGGTCGAGGAGTTCAACCTCAAGGCGATGTACCGCTCGCCGAACGGCACCATCCGCAACATCCTCGGCGGCGTCATCTTCCGTGAGCCGATCATCATGGAGAACGTGCCGCGGCTCGTCCCTGGCTGGACCAAGCCGATCGTCGTCGGCCGTCACGCCTTCGGCGACCAGTACCGTGCCACCGACCTGAAGGTTCCGGGCCCGGGCACCCTCACCATGACGTTCACTCCGAAGGACGGCTCCGAGCCGATCGAGCTGGAGGTCCACGAGTTCCCGGGCCCCGGTGTCGCCCTCGGCATGTACAACCACGACGAGTCGATCCGCGACTTCGCGCGCGCCTCGTTCCGGTACGGCCTGGCCCGTGAGTACCCGGTCTACATGTCCACGAAGAACACGATCCTCAAGAAGTACGACGGCCGTTTCAAGGACATCTTCCAGGAGATCTTCGACGCCGAGTTCAAGGCCGAGTTCGACGCCAAGGGCCTCACCTACGAGCACCGCCTGATCGACGACATGGTCGCCGCGGCGCTCAAGTGGGAGGGCGGCTATGTCTGGGCCTGCAAGAACTACGACGGCGACGTCCAGTCCGACATCGTCGCGCAGGGCTTCGGCTCGCTCGGCCTGATGACCTCGGTTCTGATGTCGCCCGACGGCAGGACCATCGAGGCCGAGGCGGCGCACGGCACGGTCACCCGCCACTACCGCCGGCACCAGCAGGGCAAGGCGACCTCGACCAACCCGATCGCCTCGATCTTCGCCTGGACCCGTGGTCTCGCCCACCGCGGCAAGCTGGACGGCACCCCCGAGGTCATCAGGTTCGCCGAGACGCTCGAGCAGGTCTGTGTCGACACGGTCGAGAGCGGCCAGATGACCAAGGACCTGGCGCTGCTCATCTCCAAGGACACCCCGTGGCTGACCACGGAGCAGTTCCTGGACGCTCTCGACGCCAACCTGCGGAAGAGGATGACGTCCGGCTGA
- a CDS encoding malate dehydrogenase: MTRTPVNVTVTGAAGQIGYALLFRIASGHLLGADVPVALRLLEIPQGLKAAEGTAMELEDCAFPLLSGIEITDDPNVAFDGANVALLVGARPRTKGMERGDLLSANGGIFKPQGKAINDNAADDIKVLVVGNPANTNALIAQAAAPDVPAERFTAMTRLDHNRAISQLAKKTGAPVSEIRRLTIWGNHSATQYPDIFHAEVAGKNAAEVVNDEQWLADTFIPTVAKRGAAIIEARGASSAASAANAAIDHVHTWVNGTAEGNWTSMGIPSDGSYGVPEGLISSFPVTTKNGKYEIVQGLEINDFSRARIDASVKELEEERAAVRELGLI; encoded by the coding sequence ATGACCCGCACTCCCGTGAATGTCACCGTGACCGGCGCGGCCGGCCAGATCGGCTACGCGCTGCTCTTCCGCATCGCCTCCGGCCACCTGCTCGGCGCGGATGTGCCGGTCGCCCTTCGGCTCCTCGAGATCCCGCAGGGCCTGAAGGCCGCCGAGGGCACCGCGATGGAGCTTGAGGACTGCGCCTTCCCGCTGTTGAGCGGCATTGAGATCACGGACGACCCGAACGTCGCCTTCGACGGAGCCAACGTGGCCCTGCTGGTCGGCGCCCGTCCGCGTACGAAGGGCATGGAGCGCGGCGACCTCCTCTCCGCCAACGGCGGCATCTTCAAGCCGCAGGGCAAGGCCATCAACGACAACGCCGCGGACGACATCAAGGTCCTCGTCGTCGGCAACCCGGCCAACACCAACGCGCTCATCGCGCAGGCCGCAGCCCCGGACGTACCGGCCGAGCGCTTCACCGCGATGACCCGCCTCGACCACAACCGCGCGATCTCCCAGCTCGCGAAGAAGACCGGCGCCCCGGTCTCCGAGATCCGCCGCCTCACCATCTGGGGCAACCACTCCGCGACCCAGTACCCGGACATCTTCCACGCCGAGGTGGCGGGCAAGAACGCCGCCGAGGTCGTGAACGACGAGCAGTGGCTCGCCGACACCTTCATCCCGACCGTCGCCAAGCGCGGCGCCGCGATCATCGAGGCCCGTGGCGCGTCCTCGGCCGCCTCGGCCGCGAACGCCGCGATCGACCACGTCCACACCTGGGTCAACGGCACCGCGGAGGGCAACTGGACGTCCATGGGCATCCCGTCGGACGGCTCGTACGGCGTCCCGGAGGGCCTGATCTCGTCGTTCCCGGTCACCACGAAGAACGGCAAGTACGAGATCGTCCAGGGCCTGGAGATCAACGACTTCTCGCGTGCGCGCATCGACGCGTCGGTGAAGGAGCTGGAGGAGGAGCG